In Colletotrichum destructivum chromosome 1, complete sequence, the sequence TTTTTTCTGCAAGAAACCCATGCTCTACCAGCCTTATAGTGAATAATTAGTAAGAAGCTCGCATCGACTAGAGTTTGTAACATacctccgtcttcttccactcctGTGATCCGTCGTCGATCTCCTCTAACTCCATGCGGAGCGCCTCGTCTATGGGCATTTTGAAGGCCTCTTTACAAAGGTCCAATGTCTTTGAAGCTATGTGTTTATGGAGACGAGTTATAGGAATTGAAAAAAATAAGTGAAAAGCGGAAACAAGAACGGGATCAAGCTGCTTCCTGCTCGAACCTGCCTTCCTGTGTCGTAGTCAATGTATTCCACTTGCTTATGGCGAACCCCTCCACTTCCTTGGGAAGACACGCAGTGCTTCCTTCCCAATACCTGCCCCAGAGAAAATATAATCATTTATTTTGTGTCTATTGTCGCAGACGAACTGATCCTTGTCGTTGCCAGTCTTACGAACTCCTTCTTCCGGCATGTGTGTCGCAACCGGGGCAGAAGGTTTAAGAACTCGAAAGGGTTCAAGACCACGGCTGCAACTAAGAGGAAGGAGACCGACTCGACGATAATCTAATGCCGttggggagagagagaggagtATAGATAATACTGGCTTGCCTGGGCGTGGGATGAACGACGCATATGACGTTTTGACGGAAGCGAACTTGGGTTCCTAGAGGTAAAGTCCCATTTACCCATTCATAGCTTGTGCACTAGAAACTGGGTCCAGGTCAAGAGGCTCGCGGTGTCGGCGAGATCCACGTCAAGTTGACAGACGTCAGCCAAATACCAGAGATACCTCTCTGGAGGGCATTCTTAGACCAGTTGAACCATAACCTTGGACTGTATATTAATTCACCTGACTGACGCGCTATTACTCTCCACTCATTTCTCTAGTACTCTGCTGCCATCATGTGCGTAGCTACCTTGGCTATTCTTGACCGCTGCCATTTGCCGCACTGTCTGTGAGAGTAAGATGTCCGAGACGACCTTTTTATCCCTGCTTGACGTAATAATTCAGATCCTGGCAAGTTTCGATGGCTTGATGGTTTTCTCCCTGACGAGCCTCTGGCTGGGTAATGGAATTCGTGGCCGCAAACTTGTGTTGAGCACGCGCGCGTACGTACAGTCCCATGGTCGAGTTGGGCGACCCGACGCGGTGAACCACGACAGTCTTGGTCTTTCCTTGTCGGTAGCACCTTGAGATGGCTTGTAGttcctcggcaccggcaccggccgTCACTAGGACAACACAGGGTTCGATCCCTTGCTAAACTTGATGCCGAGCCACGTCTCTTTCGTCCTGTGATTTTGTGCTGTCCATGTCCAATACGTATAGGTACCTACTTGAAGAACACGATGATGCTGTCGTTCGGCTTCAACAGACGAATCTCTTGGATTGTATCGACATCCTTGGTCTTTGCGTCATTGCAACGGTTTCCTGGTGGCCGTGTGTGATCTTGGGCGCTTCACCCAACCAAAAGATTCGAGGCGTTGGGCTGTCAAGGGTAATATCGTTCTCCTTGAACCAGCTTTCAACTCGTCCGTGTTTAGTTTGTCAGGTTTTCGCCTAGCCAGAAAGCTGGCGGCAGAACCCAACTCGGTCTCTGTTGCCTTGCACATGGCGGCGTTGCTTCCTCTGCCGGTAGGGTCGTCTGTCCGAGCCCAGCGGGGTACCACCGGTGACCCAAACATCGAAGGATTCTTTGGGGTCGGGCGACCACCAGCGAGTCAAGGTAGTATATGAGTGCAGCTTCATTGCATCTCTCAGATGGACGCCCTTTGGTAATGGTACCGAAGGATTTGACGAAGTGGTCGTATGAGTCGAAAGGGTTGCCCGGCAAAAGGGCTATCATTCTGTATATGTCTGTCCACTTGTTGGGCATAAAAGTGCCTGTGGTGCCGACGAATCTCTTGTACGGTTGAGAATGGAGGGCCTGGTGTGTCTCATCTAAATGGTTCTTGACCTCGtgcgcctcgtcgagcataAGAATCGGGAACGTTGCGCCGAAAACTTCCATCGCATCCTTGAAGCCGGCATGGGACGAGTCACGGCTCTTGCTACTTCAAACGAAAGTCTTCTGAGCTTTCGGACGACGCTGATCTCTTCTTTAGTTCCATGTGAGAGAAATTGACCCACACGGGTTCCAAAGTCCAGCTCTTTAACGCGATGCATGAGAAAGTGGTAGCTCgtgatgacgatgtcgtAATCCCCTCCTAAGAGATCGCTCGTAGTGAGTTCCGTATTGTCCCACACAATAACCTTTGGCTGGCGACCCTACGATGTTGTTAGATTTGTGAAAGGAACACAAATAGTCAATCAACTCACCTCTGCGAAATGGTATCAGCATTCGGTCAACCATGTCGAGTGAAGGCCCTtgggggcgacgacgagaaccgGTCCTTCGTACGGTTTCAGGCGCAGGTGCATGATGAGCGCGATGACGGTTAAAGTCTTCCCCAAGCCCATCCCGTCGCCCAGGATGACGCCTCTTTGGGGGCCGCGTATGAAATCTCTCATAAGCTCGAAAGCCTTTTTCTGCCACGCTCGGTCACAAGACCCGGCATGATGGTATTTTCCAGGGTGTCCGAGTTTTCCCTGATTGAGACGGACAAAGTTCTATGCGAGATGATCAGTATCAAGCAGGACAACTCTCAGATATGTTGTACTTACGCCAAGGGCAACGTATCTGACGAGAAACCGCAGTACGCTGTAATGTCTATCAAGTGGAACCAATCCATTTAATGCAACtcgtctctcgtctctcgtctcgtctctttTCTCGTCTCTCAGTTCGGGGCTCTCGCCTCGATCGATGGCTTCCCGGTCGACGGCCCTTATACGAGCTTCTTGTCGCAATTCGAGGTCTTGGTTGTCGATGACATCGATGGCGCGCGTGTGA encodes:
- a CDS encoding Putative P-loop containing nucleoside triphosphate hydrolase, SNF2-like domain superfamily is translated as MDKPEMSEEEAKLRREALYLIYKKGWLTQMDEEPQSLELPPMPDWEEAETELHRFREKLFHDLGKALASGTVLAPSAWKEGLDENELSSRHQFRDQWEALHTRAIDVIDNQDLELRQEARIRAVDREAIDRGESPELRDEKRDETRDERRVALNGLVPLDRHYSVLRFLVRYVALGNFVRLNQGKLGHPGKYHHAGSCDRAWQKKAFELMRDFIRGPQRGVILGDGMGLGKTLTVIALIMHLRLKPYEGPVLVGRQPKVIVWDNTELTTSDLLGGDYDIVITSYHFLMHRVKELDFGTRVGQFLSHGTKEEISVVRKLRRLSFEVARAVTRPMPASRMRWKFSAQHETHQALHSQPYKRFVGTTGTFMPNKWTDIYRMIALLPGNPFDSYDHFVKSFGTITKGRPSERCNEAALIYYLDSLVVARPQRILRCLGHRWYPAGLGQTTLPAEEATPPCARQQRPIESWFKENDITLDSPTPRIFWLGEAPKITHGHQETVAMTQRPRMSIQSKRFVC